The Apibacter raozihei DNA segment TTTCAAACATCAATCTACATTTAATAAAGTTTTTAAACTGATAGAAGGAATAACTCCTTCTCAATATATTAATGCTATGAATCACGAAAATGATTCTGAAGCACTTTAATTATAAACTATAAAACCGGTATCAATATATTATTAACTTCAACAGTTAACGAATTTAATAAGTATAAAAAAAGTTAAATGATGTTGGAATTTTATGTTAACATTTTTGCTTAATTTTGCATAGTTAATTAATACTAAAATAAACATGGCGCAGCCGGTTTCTTACACAGAAGAATCTGATTCGATTAAAAAACAATTTTTACAAAGTTATTTGCTTTGCATTACAGGTATTTTAGCGCTTTACTTAATTTATTATTGGAGTGTACAGCTATATCCTTTCAATTATCTGACAGCATCATACTTAGTTTTACATTTGCTATTAATTATTATAGTCTATAAGGTAAAATATGATTATTTAAAGCCATATATTATGGTATATGTTGTGGTACTAACCTTATTGTTATATCCATTTATGGTTTTGTTTTGGGAAGCCGGAAGAATAACTCCTTTTATGTGGTATTTTTTAATTCCTTTCGGAATGACGTTGTTTTATAATTTTAAGACAATAATATCAATGGGAATCTATATTGTTGTTCTTATATGTACAGCATTTCTTTTAGTTCAAGTGATACCCGAAGAACAATACATTAGTTTTGTTGATAAACAACTTGTTATTATTAATGTTGCAACCGTGTTTTTTGCTTTGATATTGATTAGTCTTATTCTCTATTATATGAATAAATTACGATTTATTTCAGTAAGCATACCTGTTAAAGAAGTAAAAACTACACATTTAGAATCAACTCATCTTGATGATTCGAAATATTCTGAGTTATATGATAAAATTTTAGATTATATGGAAAATAAAGAACCATATTGCGATCCGGGGTTCACTATTTCCCAACTGGCATCAGAGTTGAACAGTAATGTCTCGTACATATCCAGGACTATTAAAATTAAAAAAAATATGAATTTTACTTCATTCATTAACTTATACAGAATAAGTAAAGTAAAAAAAATGTTAGAAAATAATTACCATATTAAATATAGTCTGAAATATATTTATACGTATTCAGGTTTTAAACAACAAACAACATTTAACAAGGTTTTTAAACAAATTGAAGGAGTTACACCCTCAGAGTATATTCAAAGTATGACAAAAGAAGATGGAACTAGCTATCGTTTTGATTAATTATTACTCTAAAATTAAATTTCAGTTCTTCTATTCAGCTCATCACGCAATTTGGCTGCTGTCTCATAATCTTCGCTTTCTAAAGCCTTGGATAATAAATCATTAATTTCCATTTCGGATAAATGAGCAAAAGAATCTTCTAAATTATCCATTTTCAATTGATTTTCAATATTATCAATTGCTTTTTCAATGGTTGCATCTTCAGAATTTTCCTCTTTCATATCCATGTACACACCCGCTTTTTCCATAATTTCTTTCGTGGTATATATAGGTGCATTAAATCTTACTGCCAAAGCAATAGCATCGGAAGTGCGGGAATCTATTTCTTTTTCTTCATCTGTATCAGAATTCTGGAACAATATGTTAGAATAGAAAACTCCATCAACTAGTTTATAGATAAAAACGGCTTTAACCTGAATATGAAAACTTTTAGCAAAAGTTGTAAATAAATCATGGGTAATAGGACGGGGAGGAGTTATGTCTTTTTCTAAAGCTAAAGCAATAGATTGGGCCTCAAAACTTCCTATAATTACCGGTATTTTACGTTTTCCAAAATCTTCTTCAAGAATAAGTGCATAAGCTCCGGTCTGTGTTTGGCTGTAAGAAATTCCTCTAATATTTAATCTTATTAAATCCATAAATTATTTCGCTCGGAAAATAAAGGTCTGTATAAATTGAGTTGCAATTTACAATTTTTTTTATAATTTCATAAATCGGATAAATTAATGTTTTCACAGACGCTCCCAATAAATTGTTTATATTTATTAGAGTTTATATGATCTATTCATTAGATAAAGCGGGAATCGGATTATTTAAATTTATAGTCTCTAAATTTATATTACTACCAAAAAATTTTTTTGCCAGTCTGGCAAAATTAGGATTTAAGTCAGAAACATAAAATTCATAATCGGAGTTACTTGTATTGGATAACAATTTTCTTTTTTCCAGATCGTGTTTAATAAAATTGGCTACAATTAAAGGAGAGTCTATTACCTGAATTTTGTTCTGATAAAATTGTTTAACTTCATTAAGAATAAGAGGGTAATGAGTGCATCCTAAAATCAGGGAATCTATATTTTGTAATTTTTTATTGTTTAAATATGTTCTTAATACAATTTCAGAAATAGCATGATTATTAAAACCTTCTTCTATTACCGGAGCCAATAAAGGTGTAGCAAGTTCCTGAACCTCTATGTGCTTGTTAAGCTTGCGTATGCTTTTTCTGTAAATATGAGATGCAATAGTGGATTTTGTAGCTATGACTCCTATATTTTGATTAAAAGCATAGGCTACTTTCTCTGCAACGGGAGAAATAACATCATAAACAGGTACCTTATGCGATTTAGCAATTGCTTTAACTTCATGAAGCGCATTAGATGTAGCTGTGTTGCAAGCTATAACAATAGCTTTGCAACCTTTTTCAATTAGAAACCGGGTAATTTGTTCAGAATATTCAATAATTACTTCCTTAGATTTATCTCCATAAGGAAGATGTTTAGAATCTCCAAAATAAATTACGCTTTCATTAGGCAGCAATCTCTTAATTTCTTTTGCTGTTGTAAGCCCTCCCATACCGGAATCAAAAATACCTATAGGTTGATTTTCTCTCATTTTTTTATAATCCAGTGCAAAATTAAGTGTTTATTACTAATTAATCAATGAAAAATAGCCGAGATATAATACCATCCGTTTGAAACAGGTATTCCGGATTAATCATCAATGAATTACTGTTTGTTAAAATTAAACGTTCCTGTTTTAAAAATTCGGTTTCTTTTAAAAAATGAGAGACTATTTTTTTTGAAAAATTATCTAATACAGAATTTATATTAATTCCCCATTGTGTTCTAAGTCCCAGCATAATTTTTT contains these protein-coding regions:
- a CDS encoding helix-turn-helix domain-containing protein, whose protein sequence is MAQPVSYTEESDSIKKQFLQSYLLCITGILALYLIYYWSVQLYPFNYLTASYLVLHLLLIIIVYKVKYDYLKPYIMVYVVVLTLLLYPFMVLFWEAGRITPFMWYFLIPFGMTLFYNFKTIISMGIYIVVLICTAFLLVQVIPEEQYISFVDKQLVIINVATVFFALILISLILYYMNKLRFISVSIPVKEVKTTHLESTHLDDSKYSELYDKILDYMENKEPYCDPGFTISQLASELNSNVSYISRTIKIKKNMNFTSFINLYRISKVKKMLENNYHIKYSLKYIYTYSGFKQQTTFNKVFKQIEGVTPSEYIQSMTKEDGTSYRFD
- a CDS encoding bifunctional nuclease family protein, whose product is MDLIRLNIRGISYSQTQTGAYALILEEDFGKRKIPVIIGSFEAQSIALALEKDITPPRPITHDLFTTFAKSFHIQVKAVFIYKLVDGVFYSNILFQNSDTDEEKEIDSRTSDAIALAVRFNAPIYTTKEIMEKAGVYMDMKEENSEDATIEKAIDNIENQLKMDNLEDSFAHLSEMEINDLLSKALESEDYETAAKLRDELNRRTEI
- the murI gene encoding glutamate racemase, which translates into the protein MRENQPIGIFDSGMGGLTTAKEIKRLLPNESVIYFGDSKHLPYGDKSKEVIIEYSEQITRFLIEKGCKAIVIACNTATSNALHEVKAIAKSHKVPVYDVISPVAEKVAYAFNQNIGVIATKSTIASHIYRKSIRKLNKHIEVQELATPLLAPVIEEGFNNHAISEIVLRTYLNNKKLQNIDSLILGCTHYPLILNEVKQFYQNKIQVIDSPLIVANFIKHDLEKRKLLSNTSNSDYEFYVSDLNPNFARLAKKFFGSNINLETINLNNPIPALSNE